Proteins encoded in a region of the Elizabethkingia bruuniana genome:
- a CDS encoding thioredoxin-like domain-containing protein: MKKLLIAIQVEWLKTKGLGLVYLAIAIGAVMPLLGFITDFFQDHNTDAATLKYPVIETAVQDSLKGFVMFFFLLYIIISANRIAQTDHKNGGWLLMETQPVSKLNIYMAKYINLVIMAFICAVSFLLLTALVAVAQYYIYPDPAKILDLSFIWSCETLFRIMVSALGIIALQLMISVIISGFIWPFLLGILGLILNIFSLVQRINIEYSPYNVFYIMSKDNNVRSLNHLVSYSEYLSLFWMLVFLIAGYYWYAKKGFRSAFISNKKSLFISIIAVIIFGSIFYTMTKPVIPKINPELTSITGKFETDVKIDSVRIFTKDFHKKIASIPVTNNQFKWETKENIPMDEYVMEFGNKKYPLVFGKGDWFDLFFRLNATKMLSYVKSNRKAEQNYIDTEEDFAGNFQYQLDNKEFKNPQEFYNKIEKEWNDSKKYLSKFATSENFGLSNEFKEYRKQLLAIKFLSNIENYRKISDAAPAPEELMNELQNTVKSPVRLLKKNDNYLDYRLNQLMAGQANAEGNDSLIFNKLNTLPAGIEKDRLVGTQLYKSLELKSDSASRNSLYRSEISYIEDKEVKQYLKSKLTALNQSQKGMLFPDLSFTDHTGKAQKLSQFRGKYVIIDLWATWCQPCLEIRPAFEARERSYKYYQNIKFISISVDQDQQRWKNFLKTKPSKTLQWHLADSNKFAMEYGIQGIPRFIILDPEGKIYNMNAPSPNEDNFVEIMNQIKKN; this comes from the coding sequence ATGAAAAAACTATTGATTGCAATACAAGTAGAATGGTTAAAGACCAAAGGTTTAGGATTGGTATACCTTGCTATCGCCATAGGTGCTGTTATGCCTCTTTTAGGATTTATAACAGACTTTTTCCAGGATCACAATACCGATGCGGCTACATTAAAATATCCGGTTATTGAAACTGCCGTACAGGACTCACTGAAAGGCTTCGTTATGTTTTTCTTTTTGTTGTATATTATTATTTCAGCAAACAGAATTGCCCAGACTGACCACAAAAATGGTGGATGGCTGCTTATGGAAACCCAACCTGTAAGCAAGCTGAACATCTATATGGCCAAGTATATCAACCTGGTTATTATGGCTTTTATCTGTGCCGTAAGTTTTCTGTTGCTGACAGCTCTTGTTGCTGTTGCCCAATACTATATATATCCTGATCCAGCTAAAATATTAGATCTTAGTTTTATATGGTCATGCGAAACCCTGTTCAGGATTATGGTATCAGCATTAGGGATTATAGCCTTGCAGCTTATGATTTCTGTTATAATTTCTGGATTTATATGGCCTTTTTTATTGGGAATATTAGGCCTTATTCTTAATATTTTCTCTCTTGTTCAGAGGATTAATATAGAATATTCGCCATACAATGTTTTCTACATTATGAGTAAAGACAATAATGTCAGAAGTCTTAATCATCTTGTTTCTTATTCAGAATACCTCAGTTTATTCTGGATGCTTGTCTTCCTTATTGCCGGATATTACTGGTATGCAAAAAAAGGGTTTCGCAGCGCTTTTATCAGTAACAAAAAATCTCTTTTTATAAGTATTATTGCTGTAATCATTTTCGGAAGCATTTTCTACACAATGACAAAACCTGTTATTCCTAAAATCAATCCGGAGCTTACAAGCATTACCGGGAAATTTGAAACTGATGTAAAAATAGATTCTGTACGTATTTTCACTAAAGACTTTCATAAAAAAATAGCATCAATACCTGTTACAAATAATCAGTTTAAATGGGAAACAAAAGAGAATATTCCGATGGATGAATATGTTATGGAGTTCGGAAATAAGAAATATCCATTGGTATTTGGCAAGGGTGACTGGTTTGATCTATTCTTCCGTCTGAATGCTACAAAAATGCTAAGCTATGTAAAAAGCAACAGAAAAGCGGAACAAAACTATATTGATACAGAAGAGGACTTTGCCGGAAACTTCCAATACCAACTGGACAATAAAGAGTTTAAAAATCCACAGGAATTCTATAACAAAATAGAAAAGGAATGGAATGACAGTAAGAAATACCTTAGTAAATTCGCTACATCTGAAAATTTTGGTCTTTCTAATGAATTTAAGGAATACAGAAAACAGCTTTTGGCTATAAAGTTCCTTAGCAACATTGAGAATTACAGAAAAATATCCGATGCTGCGCCTGCTCCGGAGGAACTCATGAATGAATTGCAAAATACCGTAAAAAGCCCGGTTCGTCTGCTGAAGAAAAACGACAACTATCTGGATTACAGATTAAATCAGCTAATGGCCGGACAAGCTAATGCAGAAGGCAATGACAGCCTTATTTTTAATAAGCTCAATACACTTCCGGCAGGAATAGAAAAAGACAGACTTGTTGGCACACAACTTTACAAATCTTTGGAACTAAAATCTGATAGTGCTTCGCGCAATAGTCTGTACCGTTCAGAAATTAGCTATATAGAAGATAAAGAGGTAAAACAATATCTTAAAAGCAAATTAACGGCACTAAATCAGAGCCAGAAAGGCATGCTCTTCCCTGATCTTAGCTTTACAGATCACACCGGAAAAGCACAAAAGCTTTCCCAGTTCCGTGGAAAATATGTCATTATCGATTTATGGGCTACCTGGTGCCAGCCTTGTCTGGAAATACGTCCTGCATTTGAAGCCAGAGAAAGAAGTTACAAATATTATCAAAATATTAAATTCATTTCTATTAGCGTAGATCAGGATCAGCAAAGGTGGAAAAACTTCCTAAAAACCAAGCCATCAAAAACACTACAATGGCATCTGGCTGATTCTAATAAGTTTGCTATGGAATATGGTATACAGGGAATCCCGAGATTTATTATTCTGGATCCGGAAGGCAAAATCTATAATATGAATGCACCTTCACCGAATGAAGATAACTTTGTTGAGATCATGAATCAGATCAAAAAAAATTAG
- a CDS encoding LuxR C-terminal-related transcriptional regulator yields MTQGNNVPIITKKLFISYHTVPNHKRNLRKKTNTKISSELIAYVIKYNILFI; encoded by the coding sequence ATGACTCAGGGAAATAATGTTCCAATAATTACCAAAAAGTTGTTTATTTCGTATCATACTGTACCGAACCATAAGAGAAATCTAAGAAAGAAAACAAATACTAAGATTTCTTCGGAACTTATTGCTTATGTTATTAAATACAATATTCTGTTTATTTGA
- a CDS encoding (4Fe-4S)-binding protein translates to METKEYSENKDITVLWTPSRCKHAGVCVKTLPKVYHPKDKPWITPTEASVEELKNQIEKCPTGALGYRLNH, encoded by the coding sequence ATGGAAACAAAAGAATATTCAGAAAACAAGGATATCACAGTCCTTTGGACTCCTTCACGTTGTAAGCACGCCGGAGTATGTGTAAAGACATTGCCTAAAGTATATCATCCGAAGGATAAACCCTGGATTACACCTACAGAAGCTAGTGTTGAAGAACTAAAAAATCAGATTGAAAAATGTCCAACCGGTGCATTAGGATATCGGTTAAATCATTAG
- a CDS encoding cryptochrome/photolyase family protein: MENKVVIYWFRRDLRLEDNKGLQQALASGLPVLPVFIFDTDILNQLSDPCDRRVDYIYQALISFNETLHKYQSTLQVYHGKPLEIFEQITTQYQVQAVYCNRDYEPQAIKRDQVVKAFLEGHAIRFYDFKDQVIFDQSEVVKADGLPYTVYTPFAKKWRSELQPDHYTATKVDLYNFYKASPQEILSLSDIGFKKTDIVYQKPEPNLEVVKDYNQYRDFPALDKTSHLGIALRFGTISIRECVSFAIKHNDTWLSELIWREFFMQILYHFPEVVHRSFKAQYDYIEWRNNEEEFQCWCKGETGYPIVDAGMRQLNTTGFMHNRVRMIVASFLCKHLLIDWRWGEAYFAEKLQDYDLAANNGNWQWAAGCGCDAAPYFRIFNPTAQTQKFDKDLQYIKKWNPDFQQNITPPIVQHEMARQRALVVYKKALQNSGQ; the protein is encoded by the coding sequence ATGGAAAATAAAGTTGTTATTTACTGGTTCCGCCGTGACCTCCGACTGGAAGACAATAAAGGATTACAGCAAGCTTTGGCTAGCGGTCTGCCTGTATTACCTGTATTTATTTTTGATACTGATATTCTCAACCAGCTAAGCGATCCCTGTGATCGCCGTGTAGATTATATCTATCAGGCATTAATATCATTTAACGAGACCCTTCATAAATATCAGTCTACACTTCAGGTTTATCATGGTAAGCCTCTGGAGATTTTTGAACAAATTACAACACAATATCAGGTACAGGCGGTATACTGCAATCGCGACTACGAACCTCAGGCAATAAAAAGAGATCAGGTGGTAAAAGCATTTCTAGAAGGACATGCTATTCGTTTTTACGATTTTAAAGACCAGGTTATTTTCGATCAGTCTGAAGTTGTAAAGGCAGATGGCCTACCCTATACGGTCTATACACCTTTTGCTAAAAAATGGCGGAGCGAACTTCAACCGGATCATTATACAGCAACAAAAGTAGATTTATACAATTTTTATAAAGCTAGTCCGCAGGAAATTCTCTCTTTATCGGACATTGGTTTCAAAAAAACAGATATTGTATACCAAAAACCAGAGCCAAATCTTGAAGTTGTAAAAGATTATAACCAATACCGTGATTTCCCCGCCTTGGATAAAACTTCCCACCTAGGCATAGCTTTAAGGTTTGGGACTATTTCAATACGGGAATGCGTTTCTTTTGCCATTAAACATAACGATACTTGGTTATCTGAACTTATCTGGCGAGAGTTCTTTATGCAGATTCTTTATCATTTTCCGGAAGTTGTTCACCGCAGCTTTAAAGCTCAATATGATTATATTGAATGGCGGAATAATGAAGAAGAATTCCAGTGTTGGTGTAAAGGCGAAACAGGCTATCCTATAGTAGATGCCGGTATGCGACAGCTTAACACAACCGGATTTATGCATAACCGCGTAAGAATGATTGTTGCAAGCTTTTTGTGTAAACATCTTCTTATCGATTGGCGCTGGGGAGAGGCTTACTTCGCAGAAAAACTTCAGGATTATGATCTGGCTGCCAATAACGGCAACTGGCAATGGGCAGCAGGTTGTGGCTGCGATGCAGCTCCTTACTTCCGAATTTTTAATCCAACTGCTCAAACCCAGAAATTTGACAAAGACTTACAGTATATAAAAAAATGGAATCCGGACTTTCAACAAAACATAACCCCTCCTATTGTACAGCATGAAATGGCCAGACAACGTGCATTAGTAGTTTATAAAAAAGCGTTACAAAATTCCGGGCAATAA
- a CDS encoding helix-turn-helix transcriptional regulator: MLHPEDAEYWIAASAAVNEVYLNTEPSFGDKYVTSIYTRIQNKNKEYRWTSIQYFPYSVVPGIIDSALSVTYDLSHLAISSQPFISALGFDDNENHHFKYLERKPKELEIDVPEITKREKEILYLLIQGYNTPKIAEKLNISYHTVENHKKNLRRKTNCSTSSALVAYVINYNLLLL; this comes from the coding sequence TTGCTCCACCCGGAAGATGCTGAATACTGGATTGCGGCTTCTGCAGCAGTTAATGAAGTGTACCTTAATACAGAGCCTTCTTTTGGTGATAAATATGTAACGAGTATTTATACCAGAATACAAAATAAAAATAAAGAATATCGGTGGACATCGATACAGTATTTTCCGTATTCTGTTGTACCGGGTATTATAGATAGTGCACTATCTGTGACTTACGATTTATCACATCTGGCTATTTCAAGCCAGCCTTTTATTTCAGCTCTGGGTTTCGACGATAACGAAAATCACCATTTTAAGTATTTAGAGCGGAAACCTAAGGAACTTGAAATAGATGTTCCGGAAATTACAAAACGTGAAAAAGAAATACTTTATCTTTTGATTCAGGGGTATAATACTCCTAAAATTGCCGAAAAATTAAATATTTCTTATCACACGGTTGAGAATCATAAAAAAAATCTCAGAAGAAAAACCAATTGCAGTACATCGTCTGCACTTGTGGCTTATGTAATCAATTATAACCTGCTGCTGCTTTAA
- a CDS encoding ABC transporter ATP-binding protein yields MENTIEIKDLSFSFNKGKPILKDLNINVPKGSIFGFLGANGAGKSTTMRFIIGAFTDTDKTIRLFGQDLETFYPEGFNKIGSLIDYPAFYDHLSGWDNLMVLSQLRQLPKQNAEEVLHLVGLWDARNTKMKKYSLGMKQRLAIAMSLLGNPELLILDEPVNGLDPNGMIEIRELLLKLNREKGITIFISSHLLQEIEKMITHLAIISHGEIKFMGSKDELNTLYQYSRVKVGINNAHQFIDKIPSVYSPKIINENTMECAVGSKEEVIALNSLLVSQQAEIFELKSNTGLEDWFIELTKN; encoded by the coding sequence ATGGAGAACACAATTGAAATTAAAGATTTAAGTTTCTCTTTCAATAAGGGAAAGCCTATATTAAAGGACCTGAATATTAATGTTCCGAAAGGAAGTATTTTTGGTTTTTTGGGTGCAAATGGTGCTGGTAAATCAACAACCATGAGATTCATCATCGGTGCGTTTACCGATACCGACAAAACCATCAGGTTATTTGGTCAGGATTTAGAAACTTTCTATCCGGAAGGCTTTAATAAGATTGGCTCATTGATAGATTATCCTGCATTCTACGATCATTTATCCGGCTGGGACAATCTTATGGTCCTTTCACAACTAAGACAGCTTCCAAAACAAAATGCCGAAGAAGTTTTACATCTCGTTGGCTTATGGGATGCCCGGAACACCAAAATGAAAAAGTATTCTCTGGGAATGAAGCAGAGACTTGCTATTGCAATGTCTCTGTTGGGAAATCCAGAGCTTTTGATTCTGGATGAACCTGTAAATGGCTTGGATCCAAACGGAATGATAGAAATTCGGGAATTGCTTCTGAAACTAAATCGTGAAAAAGGAATTACCATTTTCATATCCAGCCACCTGCTTCAGGAAATCGAAAAAATGATTACACATCTGGCCATTATTTCTCATGGTGAAATAAAGTTTATGGGAAGCAAGGACGAGTTGAACACCCTTTACCAATATAGCCGTGTAAAAGTTGGTATAAATAACGCGCATCAGTTTATAGATAAGATACCCTCTGTATACAGTCCAAAAATCATTAATGAAAACACCATGGAATGTGCTGTAGGCAGCAAGGAGGAGGTGATTGCACTAAACAGCCTTCTCGTTTCTCAACAAGCTGAAATTTTCGAACTAAAGAGTAATACTGGTCTTGAAGACTGGTTTATAGAACTAACTAAAAACTAA
- a CDS encoding DUF3347 domain-containing protein yields MRNIIITILIGLSLLACADKKTKPENNLLQNAKDKSETKEETGNSFSVKEIISNYLDIKNALTKDDGKATAEAAKKLFETLETIKADALDKEKKSVFIDIYESMRENAEHISANAGNVEHQREHFALLSKDINDFTDSFGTAGLKLYLDFCPMYNKQKGAVWISEKKEIINPYYGPKMSDCGSVKREL; encoded by the coding sequence ATGAGAAATATCATCATAACAATACTTATAGGGCTAAGTTTATTAGCCTGTGCCGATAAAAAAACAAAACCAGAAAATAATCTGTTACAAAACGCTAAAGATAAATCTGAAACAAAAGAAGAAACTGGAAATTCGTTTTCTGTAAAAGAGATTATTAGCAACTATCTGGATATAAAAAATGCTCTGACAAAAGATGACGGAAAGGCTACTGCTGAGGCCGCAAAAAAGCTATTCGAAACTTTAGAAACTATCAAGGCTGATGCTTTGGACAAGGAAAAGAAATCCGTATTTATCGACATCTATGAAAGCATGCGTGAAAATGCCGAGCACATTAGTGCCAATGCCGGAAATGTTGAACACCAAAGAGAACATTTTGCACTATTAAGCAAGGATATCAATGATTTTACTGATAGTTTTGGTACAGCAGGTTTAAAGCTTTATCTGGATTTTTGTCCCATGTACAATAAACAAAAAGGTGCTGTATGGATCAGTGAAAAGAAAGAAATTATAAATCCATATTACGGGCCAAAAATGTCTGACTGTGGATCTGTAAAAAGAGAATTGTAA
- a CDS encoding heme-binding domain-containing protein, translated as MMKVIKKIFFAGIILLLFFQFFQPVRNINKGQAPSSDFMRIYDPPISIERTLLNSCYDCHSNNTNYPFYSYIQPVSYFLEMHINKGKQELNFNEWGNYSSRKKRNKLSAIKDQIENNKMPLPSYLGIHKHAKLSEAQKQELFKWMESINMND; from the coding sequence ATGATGAAAGTAATCAAAAAAATATTCTTTGCGGGAATTATTCTTTTATTGTTTTTCCAGTTTTTCCAGCCTGTCCGGAATATAAATAAGGGACAGGCTCCTTCTTCTGATTTCATGCGAATTTACGATCCGCCTATAAGTATAGAGCGCACATTGCTAAACTCATGTTACGACTGCCACAGCAACAATACCAACTATCCTTTTTATTCTTATATTCAGCCTGTAAGTTACTTTCTGGAAATGCATATTAATAAAGGCAAACAGGAACTGAATTTTAACGAATGGGGAAATTACAGCAGCCGTAAGAAAAGAAATAAACTAAGCGCGATAAAAGATCAAATAGAAAATAATAAAATGCCTCTTCCTTCTTATTTAGGGATTCATAAACATGCTAAGCTATCCGAAGCACAAAAGCAAGAGCTTTTCAAATGGATGGAATCTATCAATATGAATGATTAA